In Phaeobacter piscinae, one genomic interval encodes:
- a CDS encoding MFS transporter — translation MATEIEFSFKTLTGTAQRHIRVFQIHQFLDRFAMGLTVAVVALALTDRGMDLLQISLLFGVYSLTTMAMELPFGGLADTIGRKPVFLAAVIASLISLVLFLSSSDFTVLALSFACIGFGRALRSGTLDAWFVETFRTAAPNVDVQPALAKAQWANAMGLAFGAILGGLLPDVFGMTALSYGISIYDVSYVASFAVMIAVLTYTMFAITEEPRPLNASALRQGFTSVPSVIAQAGALALRHPTLSMLLAALALVLMATNPVEVIWPTYAKPMLDERYANTAIGTLTAGYFFAIAFGAALSPYISRVFRRRHAVTLAALFSCLAGVQLALAMQGDIVGFVGVFLLFSILLGASETPASSILHRCVDDRQRSTMLSLRSLIQQLGAALGLVLAGAVADVYSTPVAWGVSAVFLLIATVLSLLLAKRLTAAAES, via the coding sequence ATGGCAACGGAAATTGAGTTCTCTTTCAAAACCTTGACGGGCACCGCACAACGGCACATCCGGGTGTTTCAGATCCACCAGTTTCTGGACCGGTTTGCCATGGGTCTGACAGTGGCCGTCGTCGCGCTTGCGCTGACGGACCGGGGCATGGATCTGTTGCAGATTTCGCTGCTCTTCGGGGTCTACTCGCTGACGACGATGGCGATGGAATTGCCGTTTGGCGGTCTGGCCGACACCATTGGTCGCAAACCGGTCTTTCTGGCAGCGGTCATCGCCAGTCTGATTTCGCTCGTGCTGTTTCTGTCATCGAGTGATTTCACTGTCCTGGCTCTCTCCTTCGCCTGCATCGGGTTCGGGCGTGCCCTGCGGTCAGGCACGCTTGATGCCTGGTTTGTTGAGACATTCAGGACCGCGGCGCCAAATGTGGATGTTCAGCCCGCTCTTGCAAAGGCGCAGTGGGCCAATGCCATGGGCCTCGCCTTTGGTGCAATTTTGGGAGGTTTGCTCCCGGACGTATTTGGCATGACCGCGCTGAGCTATGGGATCAGCATCTATGATGTGTCCTATGTGGCAAGCTTTGCCGTGATGATCGCAGTGTTGACCTACACGATGTTTGCCATCACCGAAGAGCCACGCCCGTTGAATGCCAGCGCGTTGAGACAAGGGTTCACCAGCGTCCCGTCCGTGATCGCACAGGCGGGCGCGCTTGCCTTGAGGCATCCGACGCTTTCCATGCTTCTGGCAGCACTGGCCCTGGTCCTGATGGCGACCAATCCGGTTGAGGTGATCTGGCCGACCTACGCAAAGCCCATGTTGGACGAGCGCTACGCCAACACCGCCATTGGCACCCTGACGGCGGGTTACTTTTTTGCAATCGCGTTTGGTGCGGCGCTGTCACCCTATATCAGCCGTGTCTTCAGGCGTCGTCATGCGGTCACGCTTGCGGCGCTTTTTTCCTGTCTTGCCGGTGTTCAGCTGGCCTTGGCGATGCAGGGCGATATCGTGGGATTTGTCGGCGTCTTCCTTCTGTTCTCCATCCTTCTTGGAGCAAGCGAAACGCCTGCAAGTAGCATCCTGCATCGCTGCGTGGACGATCGGCAGAGATCAACAATGCTGTCCTTGCGATCTCTCATACAGCAACTGGGGGCGGCATTGGGACTGGTGCTGGCCGGAGCCGTGGCCGATGTCTATTCCACGCCTGTTGCATGGGGTGTCAGCGCCGTGTTCCTGCTGATAGCGACGGTGCTGAGTTTGCTGCTGGCCAAGCGACTGACGGCGGCGGCGGAGAGCTGA